The genomic stretch CGTGGCCGGTCACGCCGGGATCGCCGCGGTGATCGAGGGGGCGCAGGGCATGTTCCCCGGCCTCGTGTTCACCCCGGGCGAGGTCCACGAGGCCCACCACCACATCGCCAGGTTCACCTGGCACCTCGGCCCCGCGGGCGGGGAGCCGGTCGTGGTCGGCTTCGACGTGGTGGAGCTGGCCGAGGACGGCAGGATCCGCAAGGTCCTCGGCTTCCTCGACAAGGTCCCCACCGCCTGACCCCGAAACCAAGGCCCCGGTCACCCCGGGGCCTTCGCGTGTCCGTTGTGCGGGAAAACGATTTGCGGGGACCGCAGCTTCCGCCGGACAATCGGACCTCGTGCCCGATCGAGCAAGACGCCTTCTTCGTCACCTTTCCATCGACCTGAGCCCGCTGCGCGATTCACGTGACTATCGCCTGCTGTTCGGGGCCGGGGTCATCACGATGTTCGGCACGTTCATCACCCTGGTGGCGGTGCCGTACCAGATGAAGGAGCTGACGGACTCCTACCTCGCGGTCGGGCTGGTGAGCCTGGCGGAGTTCGTGCCGATGGTGGTGTGCGGCCTGTGGGGCGGCGCCCTCGCCGACGCCCTGGACCGCCGTAAGATCATCGTCCTGAGCGAGCTGGGCCTTCTGGTCACCTCGGCCGCTCTCATGGTCAACGCGCTGCTACCGGACCCCAAGGTCTGGGTCCTCTACGTGGTGGGCGCGATCTCGACCGGCATCGCCTGCCTGCAGCGGCCCAGCATGGAGGCGGTGTTCCAGCAGGTCGTCAAGCACGAACACCAGGGCGCGGCGGCGGTGCTGGCGAGCCTGCGCTGGAACTTCGGCGCCATCGTGGCCCCGGCCCTGGGCGGCCTGCTGGTGACCACGGCCGGCACGGCGACCGCGTACGGCGTGGACGCGGTCACGTTCCTGCTGTCGCTGGCGCTGCTGTGGCGGATCAGATCCCTGCCGCCCGCCGAGGTCGCCACGCCCGCCTCGCTGAAGTCGCTGGTCGAGGGGGTGCGCTACGCCGTGGGGCGCAGTGACCTGATGGGGACGTACCTGGTGGACATCGCGGCCATGGTGTTCGCGATGGGGACGGCGTTGTTCCCCTTCCTGGCTGACGAACTGCACGCGCCGCAGGCGCTCGGGATGCTCTACTCGGCCGCCGCGGTCGGCGCGCTGATCGCCTCTCTCACCGGCGGCTGGACGGCGCGGGTGCAGCGGCACGGCATCGGCGTGATCGTCGCCGCGACGCTGTGGGGCGTGGCGGTCGCCCTGACCGGCCTGGCCCCGGACGTGTGGCTGGTCTTCGTCTGCATCGCGCTGGCGGGCGCCGCCGACATGGTCAGCGGCATCTTCCGGATGACGATGTGGAACCAGACGATCCCGCGCGAGCTGCGCGGGCGCCTCGCCGGCATCGAGCTCCTCTCGTACGCCAGCGGCCCGATGCTCGGCAACACCCGGGCGAGCCTGATGGCCAACCTCGGCGGCACCCGCTTCTCACTGAGCGCGGGCGGCCTGCTGTGCGTCGCCGCCGTGCTGGGGCTGGCCGCGGCTCTGCCGAAGTTCCGCCGCTACGACGCCAGGACGGACGAGCACGCCCTGGCGGAAAAGGCCCGCCGTGAGGAGCCGGCGGCACAGGATGCCAGCGCCTAACCGCGATTCTCGGCCCGGGCGAACACCCGCAACGCCTCGGCGTCGGAGTAGACACTGGTCACGTACTCCCCCACCCACTCCTGGATCTCCTCGAACCCGCTCTCGGCGGCCAGCCGCTCCCCCACCCTGGCCGCAGCGAGGGGCGTCCACCGCAGACTGACCGCGCCGCTCTCCCCATCCAGCAACGCCCAGTGCGCCACACCGCCCCTCCCGTAGGGCATGCCGACCGATCCCGGGTTGACGACCAGCACCCGATCGGCCAGCCGCACGAACGGCATGTGCGTGTTGCCCAGCACCACGGTTTCGGCCGTCTCGCCCGCCAGCACGTCAGCCCACCGTTCCAGCGAGCTGTCGACCAGGATCACCTCCTCGTCGCTGCGCGGCGTGGCGTGCACGAACAAGGTCGCACCGAGCCGCCCGAGCTCGACCACCTGCCGCGCCGGCAACCCGGCCAGCAACTCGACCTGATCGCCCCGCAACCGCTCCCCCGCCCACTGAGTGACCGCACGAGGATGCGCCTTCCCCCGGGCCACCTCCACGAGCTCCCTGTCGGCGTTCCCGCTCACCCACAGCGCCCGTTCCTCCAGCGCCACGAGCACATCCAGCGTCTCCACCGGCATCGGTCCCGCCGCCATGTCCCCGGTCAGCACGATGAGGTCGGCGGTTGCCACGTCGGGCTCGGCCAGCACGGCTTCGAGCGCGGGCAGCACACCATGGATGTCGGACAGCACGGCGACTCGCATGCCGCCACTCTGCCCCGATCGTGGCCGCGATGGGAGAGCCGTTCGCGCCCAACGAACGACTCTCTAAGTATCCGTCCATTCACCTGGCGTGAGGGGATTAGATTGGTAGCGTTGCAGCATGACGGCCGAAGCGGTGATCCAAGAGATGACGTCTTCCTCGCTGCCTGACTGGGTCTTCCCGCCACCCGGGGGCTTCACAGCCGAAGATCTCGATCACATTCCGGATTTGCCTGCGCACACAGAGTTGATTGATGGAAGCTTGGTCTTCGTGAGCCCCCAAGCCTCCTTCCACACCAAGATTCTCGATGTCCTCGTCCCTGCCCTGCGCCAGTCCGCCCCAGAGAATCTTCGCGTGCGTCGCGAGATGAGCGTCATCCTCGCCGAAGATCAACGCCCAGAGCCTGATCTCATCGTGGTCAACGCCGAGGCGGTGCGCGACGACGATAGTGAGACTTTCTACGAGGCCAAGGACGTGGTGCTCGCCGTCGAGGTCGTCTCTCCGGAGTCCACGACCCGCGATCGTCACCGTAAGCCGGTGCTCTACGCCGAAGCTGGCATCCCGCATTTCTGGCGGGTGGAGAAGGACTCAGGCAAGCCCGTGGCATATGTCTACACGCTCGACCCCGCCACCAGGTCTTACGCCCTCACGGGTGCCCACTACGAATCACTGAAGCTGACCGTCCCCTTCGACATCGCCATCGACCTCACCGAGATCAGCAAGTTCTAAGGCTCAGCCCGCTTCCCGCCACCCGTCGTGCTGCTCCGCCAGCTGGTCCACCTTCGCCAGCGCATCCTCGCCGAGCCCTTCGATGACGACCACCCACTGCGCGTCCTCGGCGTCGTCCTCCCCGGCGAGCGTCTCTCGCACGACCCGCGGCATCCCGAGCTCAGGGAACCACTCGGCCAGCGTCTCAGCGACCTCCTCGGCGTCTTCTCGCTCGCCGAACACCAGTAGCTGCCTCATGAGACCGCATTCTGCCAGTCGACCACGTACGCGATGAACCGAGCGCCGGCGCACGCCTTGTGATCGACCGGACCTGGTCGTCTTCGCGATCTCGCCGAGATCGAGAACATGGAGGGCCGGCACGGCATCCGCCGTACCGGCCCTTTCACCGGTTCAGGCGCTCCGCAGCTGAGCCCCCACGCGATCGGCCGCCATGGCCACCGCCGCGTCCCGCGCCGCCGTCGTCTCCTCCACCGTCAACGTACGGTCAGCCGCCCGGAACCGCATCGTGTAGGCGAGCGACTTGTTCCCCTCGCCCACCTGCTCGCCGGCGTAGACGTCGAACAGCCGGATCGACTCCAGCAGCTCCCCCGCCCCGTCGCGCAGGGCCGACTCCACGTCCGCCACCGGCGTGAAGTCCGGCACGATCAACGCCACGTCCTGCGTGGCCACCGGATACGACGACACGGCAGGCGCGTCGACGGGCCCCGGCATGGCCGGCTCCAGGCGAGACAGCTCCAGCTCCATCGCAGCGGTGCGCGGCGGCAGCCCGTACGCCTCGATCACGCGCGGGTGCAGCTCGCCCGCGTGCCCGACGAGCGTGTCGCCCACGTACAGTGCGGCGCAGCGCCCCGGGTGCCAGGGCTCGTGCTGGTCGGCGGTGACCGACAGCTCGAGCCGTGCCTCGGCCGCCACCAGCCGCGCGGCCTGCACCGCGTCGGCCCACGTGGCCTGACGGCCGCCGCCCCACCAGCCGGACCGCTCGAACTCGCCGGCCAGCACGACCGCGACCCGCACCGGCTGGTCGGGCAGCGCGGCCTCGATCGAGGCCAGCTCCTCGGGGGTCGGCCGGCGTTCGACGCCGAGCACCGGAGCGACGTTGGGGGCGCCTTCCCGCGGCCGGTAGACGGCCCCGGTCTCGAACAGCGCCACGTCGGTGAAGCCGCGCCCGACGTTGCGTACCAGGGTCTTGAGCAGGCCCGGCAGCAGCGTGGTGCGCATCAGCGGCTCGTCCTCCGACAGCGGGTTGGCCAGCCGCATGGCGTGGCGTCGCGCGTCCTCGGCGGGCAGCAACAGGCGGTCGAAGTCGTCGGCGCTGATGAAGGGGTAGCTGAGCACCTCGACGTAGCCGCCTTCGGCCAGCGCCCGGCCGACTCGCCTGCGCAGCCGCTGCCCCTCGGTGAGCCCGGCCCCGGCCGGAGCGCTGGGCAGCACCGACGGCAGAGTGTCGTAGCCCTCCAGCCGGATGATCTCTTCGGCCAGGTCGTTGGGGTCGGTGAGGTCGGGCCGCCAGGACGGCGGCGTCACCGTGATCATGTCGTCGCCGTTGACGGCCAGCTTGGCCGCCAGCGCGCCTCCGGTCACGACCCCGGTCGGGTCGACGCCGCCCGTGCGCACCGCGGGGTCGTTGCCGTCCACGACGACGCAGCCGACCTGCCGCAGCCGGGCGACCACGGTGTCCTTCGAGTACGGGACCCCGGCCACGACACTCGGGTAGCCGGACGGGATCGCGATGCGCGGCGGCGACACCTCGACCTGGGCATGCGTGACCCCGGGCTGGACGGTCGCGCCGCCGAGCTCGGCCAGCAGCTGCACGGCCCGCCAGGAGGCGACGAGCGGCAGCTCCCGGTCAACTCCGCGCTCGAACCGCTTGGACGACTCGGACACCAAACCGTGCCTGCGGGACTCGCGTGAGATGCCGGTGGCGGAGAAGTGCGCGGCCTCGATCACGATGTCGGTGGACTCGTCGGAGATCTCAGTGGCAAGCCCGCCCATGGTGCCCGCCATCGAGATCGGCCCCGACCGGTCGGTGATGAGGATGTCGTCGGGGTCGAGCTCACGGACGACATGGTCGAGCGTCTCCAGGCGCTCGCCCGGCTGGGCCCGGCGTACGACGATCTCGCCGTTGAGCTTGGCCCGGTCGAACGCGTGCAGCGGCTGCCCGAGCTCCAGCATCAGGTAGTTGGTGATGTCGACCGCCAGCGACACCGGCCGCATGCCGGCCCGCGTGAGGCGGGTCCGCATCCAGAGCGGGCTGGGCGCGGCGGGGTCGAAGCCGGTGACCTCGCGCAGCACGAACCGGTCGCAGGCGGTCGGGTCGGCGATCGAGGCCGGCCACACCGTGCCGGTCTCGGCGGGAGGCTCGAGGTCGGCGGGGTCGCGGAAGGCCACACCGAACGCGGTCGCCGCCTCCCGTGCCACGCCCCGGATCGACAGCGCGTAGCCGATGTCGGGCGTGATCTCCAGCTCGATCACGTCGTCGCGCAGGCCGAGCAGCTCGACCACGTCGGCGCCGATCGGCGTGTCCGGCGGCAGCACCATGATGCCGGCGTGCTCGTCGCTCAGACCGAGCTCCCGCTCGGAGCAGATCATGCCCTCGGACATGCGCCCGTACGTCTTGCGCGCCCCGACCTCGAACCCGCCGGGCAGCACGCCGCCGGGCAGGACGACGGGCACGCGATCGCCGGCCTCGAAGTTGGTGGCGCCGCAGACGATCTCGCGGGGCGTCGCCTCACCGGTCTCGACCTTGCAGTGCCTGATCGGCTTCTTGAAGCCGGTCAGCTCCTCGATCTCCAGCACCTCGCCGACCACGACGTTCTTGACGTCGTGGCCGTGCGAGGTGATCGACTCGAGCTTGAGCCCGGCCATGGTGAGCTTGTCGGCCACCTCGTGGGCGGTGACCGCCGGGAGATCGACGTACTCCCGCAGCCAGGAAAGCGGGACCTTCATCAGATCTCCATTCCGAACGGGAGCGTGAAGCGCACGTCTCCTTCGATCATGTCTCGCATGTCCTCGGCGTTGTGGCGGAACATCAGGGTCCGCTCGATGCCCATGCCGAACGCGAACCCGGAGTAGCGCGAAGGGTCCACCCCGCACGCGACGAGCACGCGCGGGTTGACCATGCCGCAGCCGCCCCACTCGATCCAGCCCTCCGACTTGCACGTGCGGCAGGGCGGGTTGCCGGGGATCGCCGAGGCGCCGCGGCAGACGAAGCACTTGAGGTCCATCTCGGCGGACGGCTCGGTGAACGGGAAGTAGTTGGGCCGGAACCGGGTCGTGATGCCCTTGCCGAACATCACCTCGGCGAACCGGTCGAGCGTGCCCTTGAGGTGGGCCATCGTCAGGCCCTCGTCCACGGCCAGCCCCTCGGTCTGGTGGAAGACCGGCGTGTGGGTGGCGTCGAGCTCGTCGGTGCGGAACGTCTTGCCCGGCGAGATCACGTAGACCGGCAGGTCACGCTGGAGCAGCGCGCGGATCTGCACCGGCGAGGTCTGCGTGCGCAGCACCATGCCCGACTCGGTGGAGCCCACGAAGAACGTGTCGTGGTCGGAGCGGGCCGGGTGGTCCTTGGCGATGTTGAGCGCGTCGAAGTTGAACCACTCGCCTTCGAGCTCGGGCCCCTCGGCCACTTCGTAGCCCATGGCGATGAACGCGTCGGCGATGCGCTCCTGCAGCGTGGTCAGCGGGTGGCGGGCGCCGCGCGGCCGCCGGTCCCAGGGCAGGGTGACGTCGACGGTCTCCTCGACGAGCACCCGCGCGTCGCGCTCGGCCTCCAGCTCGGCCTGGCGGGCGGCGAGCGCCTCGTTGATCGCCTTGCGGGTGGTGCCGACGCGCTTGCCGGCCTCGGCGCGGGCGGCCGGCGGCAGGGTGCCGATCTCGCGGTTGGCCAGGGCGATGGGCGAGCGGTCGCCCGCGTGCGCCAACCTGGCCTGCTTGAGTGCGTCGAGGCTGTCGGCCGCCTTGATCGCCGCGATGGCGTCGGCCTCCATGCGCGACACCTCGTCGGCATGCAGCGGTGTCACCTCGACGGGGTCGTAGTCAGACAAGAGTGAGCTCCGTATCCAGGGCTTGAGCGGAAATGAGTCTAGTGGCGTCGGCCCACCGGACCCGAATCCCGTGATTTCCGCGTTTCAGGCAGAAGTGGCGAAGTCGGGCGTGCCGGTGGGCACGGTAAATCGAAACTCCGCCCCGCCCTCGGGCGCGCGCTGCACGGTGATGGTGCCACCGTGCGCCTCGACCAGGCCCTTGACGATGAACAGCCCGAGCCCGGTGCCGCCGCGCCTGCGGCTGTTGCCGCCCCGCCAGAACTGCCGGAAGACGCGCGGGGCCAGCTCGGGCTCGATGCCCTCGCCCTCATCGCGCACCGACACGGCAACTCCCCATCCGACGGACTCGATCTCCATGGTCACAGTGCCGCGCCCATGGCGCAGCGCATTTTCTACTAGGTTACCCAGAATCTGGTCGATCTTGTCCTGGTCAAGCCACATCTCGGGCAGGTCGTCGCCCACGATCAGACGGAAGCGCTCCTCCGGCTCGCCCGCCGCGACCCGGCCCGCGATGAGCCTGCGCGCCCTGGCGGGGAGATCGACGACCTGGCGGCGCACCTCCAGCCGCCCGGACTCGATGCGGGAGACGTCGAGCAGCTCGGTGATGAGCCGGGTGACGCGGTCGGCGTCGTTGTTGACCGTCTCGAGCATGACGCGCTTCTGCTCGTCGGTGAACCGCTCCCACTTGGCCAGCATGGTCGCGGTGAAGCCTTTGACGCTGGTCAGCGGCGAGCGCAGCTCGTGGGCCACCGTGGAGACCAGGTCGGCACGGCTGCGCTCCAGCCGGGCGCGGGCGCCGCCGTCGCGCAGGGTGATCGCGACGCGCTCGACCTCACCGCCGCGCTCCGGCTCGCGTACGAGCCGCGCCGTGACGTGGAGCTCCTGCCCGCCCGGCAGGTGCAGCGGCCGCTCCGGCACCCTGCTGCGCGTGCGCAGCCCGCACTCGGGGTCGAGTGCCTTCCACCAGTCGCGCCCGTCGTGGTCGCGGAAGGGGAACACGTCGTTCATGTGCCCGCCGACCGCGCGCTCCATGGAGACGCCGGTGAGCCGGGCGGCGGCCCGGTTGACGGCCAGCACGCACCCATATCGGTCCGTCACGATGAGGCCGTCGGGAAGGTCGTCGATGGCTATCGTGCACGCGGCGGCCACTACTTTTCCGTCGGTTTCCGCACCGTGCACGACCTCGCCTCCTCCGCCTACAACGCCGACAATAGCGGGTTTCCGGCCGCCTAGGGCACTCGCTGAGCCCTAGCGGAGGAGTAAAGGCATACCGCCGCCGCGGTGGCCAGGTTGAGGCTTTCAGCCTGTCCGTAGATGGGCACTCTGACCACATCATCCGCTTCGGCCAGTATCTCCTCCGGCAGTCCCCAGGCCTCGTTGCCGAAGATCCACGCGGTGGGACCCGACAGATCGACGTCGTCGAGCGTGTGCTTGCCCGCGCCGTCGGCCGCCAGCACCCGCAAGCCTCGCTCCTTCAGTTGACGCACGGCTGGGCTCACGGGTGCACCGATGACGACGGGCAAATGAAATATGCTGCCGACGCTGGCGCGCACGCACTTGCCGTTGTACGGGTCCACGGAGGCGTCGGTGAAGACCACCGCGTCCGCGCCGGCGGCGTCGGCCGCCCGCATGACGGTCCCGGCGTTGCCCGGGTCGCGGACGTGGGCGAGCACCGCCACCAGCCGCGGCGCCTCCTTCAGCGCCTCGTCCAAGGGGATGTGGATGAGTTTGCAGACCGCCAGCAGCCCTTGCGGGGTGACGGTCTGGGACAGCTCGGCCATGACCTCGCCGCTGGCGCGGTGCACGGGCACGCCCTTGAGCGTGGCCTCGGTGATCAGCTCGGGGTAACGCAGCTCAGCCTCGGCCGTGCTGAAGAGCTCCAGGGTGACGCCGTCGAGCCGCAGCGCCTCGCGTACCGCCTGTGGGCCCTCGGCCAGGAACTTGCGGTCCTGCTCCCGGAACGCGCGCTTGGTGAGCCGCCTGGCGGCCTTCACCCGCGGCGACTTCACGTTGGTCAGCTCGGACCCGGCCATGCTCTCCCCCTGTGGATACGGCAAAGGGCCCACCGTAAGCCGGTGGGCCCCCTCAGTGGTGCTTCAGCTCGCGGCCGGAGCGTTCACGTTCGCCGGGAGCGCCTTCTTGGCGGCTTCGACGAGCGTGGCAAAGGTCTGGATGTCGTTCACCGCGAGATCGGCGAGGATCTTGCGGTCGACCTCGATGTTGGCCAGGCGCAGGCCCTGGATCAGGCGGTTGTACGTCATGCCGTTCTGGCGGGCCGCGGCGTTGATCCGCTGGATCCAGAGACGGCGGAACGCGCCCTTGCGGTCCTTACGGTCCCGGTAGGCGTACGTCATCGAGTGGAGCATCTGCTCCTTGGCCTTGCGGTACAGCCGCGACCGCTGGCCACGGTAACCGGTGGCCCGTTCGAGGACGACCTTGCGCTTCTTCTTGGCGTTGAGCGCCCGCTTCACGCGTGCCATGTTTCTTCTCCCCGGGGAAAGTTCGCGCTACTTGGCGAGCAGCTTCTTGATCTTCTTGGAATCGGCGTCGGAAAGGACGACTTCATTCTTGAGACGGCGCGTCAGCGTGGACGACTTCCACTCGTTGTAGTGGGCGCGATTAGCACGGCGACGCTTGATCTTGCCGGTGCCGGTGAGCCGGAACCGCTTCTTCGCACCACTGTGCGTCTTCATCTTCGGCATGTCGCCGTCTCTCCTCATTTCGGTCGTGCCGGTGGCCGGGCCGGTGCTGGCCGACCCGGTCGCGGCGTCTTTCGTCTGCCGGTGGCTCAATTGGGGCGCTTTGTAAGGCTAACCCCAACCGGGGGTCATCCTTCCTGTACGGAAGCGTCCTCGCTGCCACGCTGTGCCTTGGCTGCGGCCTTTTCGGCCTTGGCCTCGGCCTTCTTCTTGTGCGGACCGATCACCATGATCATGTTACGGCCGTCCTGCTTGGCGTGGGACTCCACGAAACCGAGCTCCTGGACGTCGTCCGCGAGGCGCTGCAGCAGCCGGAAACCGAGCTCCGGCCGGGACTGCTCGCGTCCGCGGAACATGATCGTGACTTTGACCTTGTCTCCCGCCTTGAGGAACCGCACCACGTGACCCTTCTTGGTCTCGTAGTCGTGCGGGTCGATCTTCGGCCGGAGCTTGATCTCCTTGATGATCGTGTGCGCCTGATTCTTGCGCGCCTCGCGCGCCTTCATCGCGGACTCGTACTTGAACTTGCCGTAGTCCATGAGCTTGCACACGGGCGGTCGAGCCGTGGCCGCGACCTCGACCAGGTCGAGGTCGGCCTCCTGGGCGAGCTTCAGTGCATCGTGAATCGAGACGATGCCTACCTGCTCGCCGTTCGGGCCCACGAGGCGAACCTCGGGAACTCGGATACGCTCGTTGATGCGGGGCTCAGTGCTGATGGGGCCTCCTAGGTTTGCGATCCCTACGTGCTCGTCGTGCCGAGGGCCTTTCCGCGCTCCCTAACGCGAAAAGCCCCGCACGTCGCGCATGCGGGGCCACTGAGCTCTGTGGCTTTCGTGGCCTCGAGCTCCCCGGAGTAGTCCGGCGTGATCCTGGACCCGGCCACCTTTCGGCGACTCGGGTGGGAGGGAGACCTCCGCTTGCGCGTCCAGCAGTGCATGCCGGACCGATCAGAGAGCTACATTACCACAACCACACAGCATCCTCGAATCTTCCCTGCTGGCCGGACACTTTTCTCTAGGATTCTGTCCAGGAAAATAGTCAGAAGGGGGTCTTATGACAGCAGAACCGCTCGAAGCGACCAAATGGCAGCTGCAGGAGGCCAAGCAGCGCTTCAGTGAGGTCGTCCGCAGAGCGCATGACGAAGGGCCGCAGATCGTCATGCGGCACGGGCGGGACGTGGCGGTGATCCTCGACATGGAGGAATATCGCCGGCTCAAGAGGCAGGAGCCCAAGCCGGACTTCAAGGAGTTCCTGCTCTCGGGGCCTGACCTGAGTGGACTCGACCTCACCCGCGATACGAGCACCGAGATGCGGGAGATCGACTTCGAGGGCATCGAATGAGCTACATTCTCGACACCAACATCGTGTCCGAGATGACCAAGCGCGTCAGGGACGACAACGTGCAGGCATGGCTCGACACCATCACCGGGCACAGTCTTTACCTCAGCGTCATGGTGTTCGGCGAGATCCGCAAGGGCGTCGAGTTGCTACGCCGCCGTGATCCGGCGCAGGCGGTCGGCTTCGACGGCTGGCTCGACCGCCTCCAGCGCGAGTTCAGGACCCGGATCCTGCCGATCACCACCGCCGTGGCGGAGGAATGGGGGCGGCTGCACGCGATGCGACCGCTCCCGATCGTCGACGGCCTCATCGCCGCCACAGCACGGACGCATGGCTGGACACTTGTGACTCGCAACGTGAAGGACTTCGCCGGGCTAGACGTGAAAATGATCAACCCGTTTGAGAAGTCCTTCTGAGGATCTCCGCCTCGCCGGCCGTACGCATCGCCTCCACCGGCACATCCGCCCGGCCGGTCATCAGCTCCACCTGCCGCACCGCCTGATGCAGCAACATCGCGAACCCGCCGACCACGGTGCCGCCCGCCGCCCGCACGGCCGACGCGGCGGTGGTCGGCCAGGGTGAGTAGACCACGTCGAAGAGTGCGGGCACGCCGTGCAGCCGGTCGGCGAAGGCGTCGGCGGCGCCGCTCGGCAGCGTGGACACCACCAGGTCCACCCCGGTGAGCGCGTCGAGCTTGTCGAACGTCTCCACCGCCAGCGCCACGCCGAGCCGCTCCGCCACCTCCGCCGTCTCGCCCGCCCGCGCCGGGTCGCGTACCAGCAGGGTCGCCGAGAACAGCCCGAGGTTGCGCAGGGCCGCCAGCGTGGAAGCCGCGGTGGCTCCTCCGCCCAGCACGGTGGCCGACCGCGGCGCGGGCACCCCGGCCTCGGCCAGCGCCTGCTCGATGCCGTAGACGTCGGTGTTGTCGCCGTGCCGCAGCCCGTCGCGGAACACCACCGTGTTCGCGCCGCCGACCTCGACGGCGAGCTCTGAGACGGAGTCGAGCAGCGGCAGCACCGCCCGCTTGAGCGGCATGGTCAGCGACAGCCCCGCCCAGGCGTCGTCACCGTCCTCGTGGCCCTGCCCGCGCACGGGTGTCAGCTCGCGCAGCAGGCCCGGCAGCCGCGCCTCGTCGCATTCGAACGCCTCGTAGCTCCACCCGTCCAGGCCCATCGCCTGATAGGCGGCTCTGTGCAGGTAGGGCGAGAGCGAATGGGCGATGGGCGACCCCAACACGGCGGCTCGCATCCGCACTCCTTCCGAACGAACACGACGACCCTATCGCCAACTCCCGCACCGCACGGCCAGCCCCGCGGCACCGATGGATGGAAGACCGGGGGGCTGCACGCAGCGGAGCCGCTCGGCCGCCCACCCGTGTCGGCGGGTGGGCGGTGCGAGGCGGCCAGGCCCCCCAGCGCGAGCGGATGGACGCCGGTCAGCCGCCGTTCCTCCGGTACTCGGCGAGAAGCGCCTGCCTCTGAGCCTCTGTTGAGGCGAACTTGGTGACGTTGCTCTTGGGGTCAGTGGCGACGAACCAGAGCCAGTCCCCCTTCGCCGGGTTCAGCGCCGCCTCGAGGGCATGATCGCCGGGGTTCACGATCGGTCCGGGCGGCAGGCCCTCGTTCCGATAGGTGTTGTAGGGGTGCTTGGTCTTCGTCTCCGCGAACGTGGCAGCCGTGCCGTACTTGCCGAGCGCGTACATGACCGTGCTGTCCATCTCCAGCTTCATCTGCGGCTTGCGCTCGAGCCGGTTGTAGATGACGCGGGCGATCTTCGGCATGTCCTCCGTCCGGCCGGCCTCGGCCTGGACGATGCTCGCGATGACGACGATCTCGTGCGGCGTGTGGCCGAGCGCCTTGGCACCGCCTTGGAGATCCACCTTCTCGGCTGTCTGGTTGAACCTCTGCACCATCTGCGCCAGCATCTGCGCCGGGGTGGTCTTGGGCTGGAAGTCGTACGTGGCCGGGAAGGCGTACCCTTCCAGCTTGCCCTTGGCGTAGGACGGCAGGTCCAACTCGCCGACGTCCTTGGCGGCGGCGGTGAATTCCTTGACGGGCTTGCCGGTCGCCTTGGCGAGGGTGGTCAGGGTGTCCGACAGGCGCAGCCCTTCCTTGATCGTCACCTTGTCGAGCAGCCGGTTCCCCGGGACGAGCATCCCCACGGCGCTGGCCGCCGACATCTGCTTACGCAGCTTGTACGACCCTGGCTGTAGCTTGTCGCTCATACCGGCGTTGGCGATCGCGTTGGTGAAGGCCCTGGCGCTGGCGACGACCCCCTGCCGCTCCAGCTCCTCGGCCACCTCCGAGGCGTTCTGCCCGTCCTTGATCTCGATGACCACCTCACCGGCGCCCTGGCCGGTGTAGTCATCGGGTACGAGAGCGTCGCTGAGCCAGAGGTAGCCGTAGTATCCACCGCCGCCGATGATGCCTGCCAACACGACGAAGGCGAGCAGCGGTGCCAGGAATCGGCCCCGGTTGCGGCGCCTGCGCCGCCTGCGGCCGTTGCCGCGTTTGCCGGAGCCCCGGGTACGGCGCCGCGTCTGACCTTCGTCGTCCTCGGCGCCGAGCAGCGTGTTCAGATCGAGATCGTTCATAGGTTCGCTGGCCAATCTCCCGGTACAGCCGGCCAGGAGTCAAGCGGAAGTGCCCAACCGGCAGGGGTTACCGAG from Nonomuraea polychroma encodes the following:
- a CDS encoding shikimate dehydrogenase — encoded protein: MRAAVLGSPIAHSLSPYLHRAAYQAMGLDGWSYEAFECDEARLPGLLRELTPVRGQGHEDGDDAWAGLSLTMPLKRAVLPLLDSVSELAVEVGGANTVVFRDGLRHGDNTDVYGIEQALAEAGVPAPRSATVLGGGATAASTLAALRNLGLFSATLLVRDPARAGETAEVAERLGVALAVETFDKLDALTGVDLVVSTLPSGAADAFADRLHGVPALFDVVYSPWPTTAASAVRAAGGTVVGGFAMLLHQAVRQVELMTGRADVPVEAMRTAGEAEILRRTSQTG
- the mltG gene encoding endolytic transglycosylase MltG encodes the protein MNDLDLNTLLGAEDDEGQTRRRTRGSGKRGNGRRRRRRRNRGRFLAPLLAFVVLAGIIGGGGYYGYLWLSDALVPDDYTGQGAGEVVIEIKDGQNASEVAEELERQGVVASARAFTNAIANAGMSDKLQPGSYKLRKQMSAASAVGMLVPGNRLLDKVTIKEGLRLSDTLTTLAKATGKPVKEFTAAAKDVGELDLPSYAKGKLEGYAFPATYDFQPKTTPAQMLAQMVQRFNQTAEKVDLQGGAKALGHTPHEIVVIASIVQAEAGRTEDMPKIARVIYNRLERKPQMKLEMDSTVMYALGKYGTAATFAETKTKHPYNTYRNEGLPPGPIVNPGDHALEAALNPAKGDWLWFVATDPKSNVTKFASTEAQRQALLAEYRRNGG